The following nucleotide sequence is from Pedobacter sp. PACM 27299.
GCGCAAAATGGCCCTTTAGGTAGGATTTTGCGTACTTTTGCGGTCTTTTTAACTTATGCCGATGATAGACAGCGCCAGGATTCTTGAAGTACTCAATAGCTCAGCAAGTGTGAATTTGCTGAAGCTGAGGAACAGGGATATTGTGATAGAATTTCTAATCAATACTTTTATAAATGAGGAAGCTACCGTTTCCTCTGATCATGTTCATTCTTTATTGGCTGACTTCCTGGAGCTTAAACAGGTAGACAATGATGAGGAGTATGAAATTGAAAGTTTTGACTCCTATGAGGTAAAGGCCAGAAAATATGTGAGGAAGTGGACGGACAGCGGTTTTTTAACCAATTACCAGGACGACCAGGGGGAGATATTTTACGAGATTTCTGCACATTCCAGTAAAACCATCGACTGGTTACTGAGCCTTCAGAAAAAAGAATTTGTAGGTACAGAATCCAGGTTCAAAGATATTTTCAATCAATTGAAAGACTTGGTGGAGTTCACCAATGGTGATCGCGACAATCGTCTGGCCATTTTAGAAGAGAAACGCCTGGAAATTGAACACCAGATCGAACAGCTGAAAGCCGGTAAAAAGGTGAAGATCTACCAGGACTATGAGGTGATTCCACGTTATAACCAATTGACACAAGCGGCAAAAGAACTGTTGTCGGACTTTAAAGAGGTGGAAGATAACTTTAAAGACATCACCAGACAAATTTACCAGAAACATGCAGAAGGGAGCTTAACGAAAGACCATATCCTGGAATTTACGTTCGATGCCCTGGATCAGATTAAAGACAGTCAGCAGGGCAAGAGTTTTTACGCCTTCTGGTCTTTCCTGCTTGATCCGGTTTTACAAGAGGAATGGACCACGCTGAGCAATACGCTATTCGAAAGATTAGACGAAAGAGAGATTGTAGTCGGCGATTTTTTCCTGAAAGGAATGAAGAAATACCTGCATGCCTCCGGTCAGAAAGTATATAAGGCAAATGATAAGATGGCGGAGAAGTTGGGCCGTATCATTAGAGAATCTGAAGGTTCTAAAATCCAGGTGACACACAACGTAATCCAGGAGATTAAAACGATGCTGATCGAAGTAGGTAAGCAGGAAAACCGTCCGGATATCGGATTGGTATTAGAATCAAGTCTGGAGATTTATCCGTTTTTTGAACAGCGCTTAATGCTGGAGCAGCCGGAAGAACTGCTTTACAATACAAGGCCTAAGTTAGCAGACAAAGACATCTTAAGTTCGAGGCAGCTTGGTAAGTTATTCGGTCAGACGAAGATCGATAAAGAAGTGCTGCGGAAGAAGATCAGAACGGTATTGTCAGGGAGAGCCCGCGTTTCCCTATTTGAAATCATTGAAGCCGATGGTGGTATCGCGGATGGTCTTCCAGAGCTGTTTGGGTATTTATCCGTGGCCAAAGAGTTCAAGCATACCATCAACCCAGAAAACACACAGCGTATTTTATTTGATGCCCAAGGGCAGAAGTCAATCAACGTACCTGAAGTAATCCTATTAAAGAATGAGTAATTTTGAAGATAAAACAAAGCCTTATTCCAAGGCCATCATCAGGCTGCTGAAAGGCCCGGTGTACTCCCAATCCAGTGTTTGGGAAGATATTATTCATTACCAGCGAGAGATTCAACACTATCTGAATGTGATTGGTCTGGAGCTGATCTTGAAAAAAGAAGAAGGTCTGGCTTTCTTTAAACAGTTTGAAAATAATGAAGGCCATACGATGGGATTGATCTCCCGTCGCCAGATTGGCTTTGAAACCTCTATCGTGCTGGTGATTTTGCGCCAGATGCTCGAAGATTTCGACAACAATCCTACGTTAATCGATGGCAATGAGAAATTTATCAGCCATAAAGAGATCCGTGAAGAGATTGAACTGTTCCTGCCAGAAAAATATAACCGCGTGAAATTCCTGAAAGAACTGGACAGCTATATCCGCAAAGTTGTGGAGCTGGGCTATTTGAAAGAGCAGCAGGAAACCGATGCAGAGCCGATTTACAAGATTCAACGCATCATTAAGGAAAAAGTAACATTGGATGTTTTAAAAGATTTTAAACTGAAACTGGAGGAATATGTATAGTTTATTTAGCACGAGTTCCGACAAAGCAGGCTACCGTCTGCAATACATGGAAGTGTACAATTGGGGAACATTTGATGGGGAGATTTTCAAGATTTCGCCTAAAGGAAACAATTCCCTGCTGACAGGTGCAAATGCCTCCGGTAAAAGTACATTTATTGATGCTTTGCTCACTTTGCTGGTTCCAGTGAAAGGAGATCGATTTTATAACCAAAGTTCTGGAGTAGAGAAAAAAGGAGATAGGACGGAAGAGACCTATGTATATGGTCATTATGGTA
It contains:
- a CDS encoding DUF3375 domain-containing protein, producing the protein MPMIDSARILEVLNSSASVNLLKLRNRDIVIEFLINTFINEEATVSSDHVHSLLADFLELKQVDNDEEYEIESFDSYEVKARKYVRKWTDSGFLTNYQDDQGEIFYEISAHSSKTIDWLLSLQKKEFVGTESRFKDIFNQLKDLVEFTNGDRDNRLAILEEKRLEIEHQIEQLKAGKKVKIYQDYEVIPRYNQLTQAAKELLSDFKEVEDNFKDITRQIYQKHAEGSLTKDHILEFTFDALDQIKDSQQGKSFYAFWSFLLDPVLQEEWTTLSNTLFERLDEREIVVGDFFLKGMKKYLHASGQKVYKANDKMAEKLGRIIRESEGSKIQVTHNVIQEIKTMLIEVGKQENRPDIGLVLESSLEIYPFFEQRLMLEQPEELLYNTRPKLADKDILSSRQLGKLFGQTKIDKEVLRKKIRTVLSGRARVSLFEIIEADGGIADGLPELFGYLSVAKEFKHTINPENTQRILFDAQGQKSINVPEVILLKNE
- a CDS encoding DUF4194 domain-containing protein yields the protein MSNFEDKTKPYSKAIIRLLKGPVYSQSSVWEDIIHYQREIQHYLNVIGLELILKKEEGLAFFKQFENNEGHTMGLISRRQIGFETSIVLVILRQMLEDFDNNPTLIDGNEKFISHKEIREEIELFLPEKYNRVKFLKELDSYIRKVVELGYLKEQQETDAEPIYKIQRIIKEKVTLDVLKDFKLKLEEYV